A region from the Acyrthosiphon pisum isolate AL4f chromosome A1, pea_aphid_22Mar2018_4r6ur, whole genome shotgun sequence genome encodes:
- the LOC100570129 gene encoding uncharacterized protein LOC100570129 isoform X1, which produces MKQKKKKDEPQRPPSSTDEQQQQQQQQQQLCNGAGEPRPKKSALKRTATVGGSKATKSGKHKRHVQFNESLNVFFESDYVIVIRDDDCEFDEEDFDFWSQHPCSCGDATCFQPWLDDDDGRGMPPLDPYEEQPATLSPPDGYKDGCPRHVPPSLDHLKYADDDLATRYGSDMMDSCSDTHVAMPYNSNVNSTSYFEDNNQKARHELSSLPRPSKDEQKQQQQQQQQQQQQQQPQPPTNASALQLSKTNTVCDTNSSTGQQPRCIVETITMTTVTERQIVQETRPVDVPGVDGACKAEDAKDVTGATAVAPDEGYVMIKCGNNTMLYNNRNPNSAVRQLFPTTKFVCPPTRIKETDDARLLNKYLITEESLRAFDSRSMNGGLGGGGFKSEPHSDDDDDDTSNSLIRRTIERSTLRRNTVKKKNVNDSKEISLIEKIRRLTCDSDDDADDPTKKTSGVMQEQATAYTVLVQCDSGTPSTTAATPAYKKLTDLLGSGSGGGRYDQPLPLPVVQSTADGDPIGKADGLDLCDGHSAANSRATVRSATGGKPFLSTLATACVTGNVHPATGGSVAGGAPQTSHCPQPDVVAGTQAPSSHRQEELAAFVQQDSGRLEKIRKRYMPPTATASASAAEDEDDENDDYGFNRRPEVHGIRSGFSAQITIKNNPQPPQRPRSYYGEPALQTTPLDVQPDFVPRYQAATVASVRARIQGDPRAPPPYPAASQRSIIRVTHGQQQQTIRVPYQAVGPVQVHLLTTAAAAASTATGNVTGHPPPPQVQIRHPPNEYIVQHGHARIHHGQQFVIARGTQTAAISTTRYYQLPPPPPPNIQQQQLSQPQLPPHAFQPSEEHPVTQFKQTSPTRGVAANNRLHMQQQQQQQDYVDHNLPSSVSQTPKNPMLFYGMNV; this is translated from the exons ATGAAACAGAAGAAGAAGAAAGACGAACCACAGCGGCCGCCGTCCAGTACAGAcgaacagcaacagcaacagcagcagcagcagcagctatGCAACGGTGCAGGCGAGCCAAGACCCAAGAAATCGGCGCTGAAACGCACGGCGACCGTCGGCGGCTCCAAAGCGACCAAGTCCGGCAAGCACAAGCGGCACGTGCAGTTCAACGAAAGCCTGAACGTGTTCTTCGAGTCAGACTATGTGATCGTCATCCGGGACGACGACTGCGAGTTCGACGAGGAGGACTTTGACTTTTGGTCGCAGCATCCGTGCAGCTGTGGCGATGCCACGTGTTTCCAGCCGTGGCTGGACGATGACGACGGCCGTGGTATGCCGCCACTCGACCCGTACGAAGAACAACCAGCCACGCTCAGTCCACCGGATGGTTACAAGGACGGCTGTCCCAGGCACGTTCCGCCGTCTCTGGATCATCTGAAATACG CAGATGATGATTTGGCTACAAGATATGGTTCGGATATGATGGACAGCTGCAGCGATACGCATGTCGCTATGCCATATAATTCCAATGTCAACTCCACGTCCTATTTCGAGGATAACAATCAAAAAGCTCGTCATGAACTTTCGTCTTTACCCCGGCCAAgta AAGATGAACAaaagcagcaacagcagcaacagcagcaacagcagcagcagcaacagccaCAGCCACCGACAAACGCATCTGCTCTTCAGTTGTCGAAAACAAACACTGTCTGTGATACAAATTCAAGTACAGGCCAGCAACCACGGTGTATCGTGGAAACGATAACCATGACCACAGTTACCGAGAGGCAGATCGTGCAGGAGACCAGGCCCGTTGACGTGCCCGGTGTTGACGGCGCCTGCAAGGCCGAAGATGCAAAAGACGTCACCGGTGCCACTGCCGTCGCCCCCGATGAGGGGTATGTAATGATTAAATGTGGTAATAATACTATGCTGTACAACAACCGGAACCCAAACTCGGCAGTGCGACAGTTATTTCCGACCACGAAGTTCGTATGCCCACCAACTCGAATCAAGGAGACGGACGACGCGAGGCTGCTGAATAAATACTTAATCACGGAAGAGTCACTCCGGGCGTTTGACAGTCGATCGATGAACGGCGGCTTGGGCGGCGGAGGATTCAAGAGCGAACCACACagcgacgacgatgacgacgacacGTCGAACAGCCTTATCAGGCGAACCATCGAACGAAGTACTTTGAGGCGGAACACCGTGAAAAAAAAGAACGTCAACGACTCCAAAGAGATATCGCTGATAGAGAAGATCCGGCGGCTGACGTGCGATAGCGACGACGATGCAGACGACCCGACCAAGAAGACGTCGGGCGTCATGCAAGAACAGGCGACCGCTTACACTGTGTTGGTGCAGTGTGATTCGGGGACGCCGTCCACAACCGCCGCTACTCCGGCGTACAAAAAACTCACAGACTTGTTGGGCAGTGGTAGTGGTGGTGGCCGGTATGATCAACCACTGCCACTACCAGTTGTTCAATCAACGGCTGACGGTGACCCAATTGGCAAAGCCGACGGACTAGATCTATGCGACGGTCACTCAGCTGCTAACAGCAGAGCAACCGTCCGATCAGCGACCGGTGGAAAACCTTTCCTGTCCACGCTAGCGACGGCGTGCGTCACAGGCAACGTTCATCCGGCCACCGGAGGATCGGTGGCGGGAGGCGCACCGCAAACATCGCACTGTCCGCAACCAGACGTGGTAGCCGGCACTCAAGCTCCTAGTTCACACAGACAGGAAGAGCTTGCGGCGTTCGTGCAACAGGACTCGGGCCGGCTGGAGAAGATCCGCAAGCGGTATATGCCACCCACGGCCACTGCATCCGCGTCCGCGGCTGAGGACGAGGACGATGAGAACGACGATTACGGCTTTAACCGGCGACCGGAAGTGCATGGAATTCGCTCCGGGTTCTCTGCACAGATCACCATCAAAAACAATCCACAGCCTCCTCAACGTCCCCGGTCGTATTATGGTGAACCAGCCCTTCAGACGACGCCACTCGATGTCCAGCCTGACTTTGTGCCCAGATATCAGGCGGCCACGGTGGCGTCTGTCCGCGCTCGGATCCAGGGTGACCCGCGGGCCCCTCCACCGTACCCGGCCGCGTCCCAACGGTCCATTATCAGAGTGACGCACGGCCAACAGCAGCAGACCATTCGCGTGCCGTACCAGGCGGTCGGTCCCGTCCAAGTGCACCTGTTGACCACAGCTGCAGCGGCCGCGTCCACCGCCACTGGCAACGTCACCGGTcacccgccgccgccgcaggtTCAAATTCGACATCCACCTAACGAGTACATCGTCCAACACGGCCATGCCAGAATACACCATGGCCAACAGTTTGTTATAGCCCGTGGTACCCAGACGGCCGCGATATCGACCACTCGATACTACCAGTTACCACCGCCCCCGCCGCCTAACATTCAACAGCAGCAGTTATCGCAACCGCAGTTACCGCCTCACGCTTTCCAACCGTCTGAAGAACATCCGGTGACACAATTTAAACAGACATCTCCCACCAGAGGAGTTGCAGCTAATAATAGACTGCACatgcaacagcagcagcagcaacaagaCTATGTCGACCATAACTTACCATCGTCGGTCTCGCAGACGCCCAAAAACCCTATGCTTTTTTATGGTATGAATGTCTGA
- the LOC100570129 gene encoding uncharacterized protein LOC100570129 isoform X2 — protein sequence MKQKKKKDEPQRPPSSTDEQQQQQQQQQQLCNGAGEPRPKKSALKRTATVGGSKATKSGKHKRHVQFNESLNVFFESDYVIVIRDDDCEFDEEDFDFWSQHPCSCGDATCFQPWLDDDDGRGMPPLDPYEEQPATLSPPDGYKDGCPRHVPPSLDHLKYDDDLATRYGSDMMDSCSDTHVAMPYNSNVNSTSYFEDNNQKARHELSSLPRPSKDEQKQQQQQQQQQQQQQQPQPPTNASALQLSKTNTVCDTNSSTGQQPRCIVETITMTTVTERQIVQETRPVDVPGVDGACKAEDAKDVTGATAVAPDEGYVMIKCGNNTMLYNNRNPNSAVRQLFPTTKFVCPPTRIKETDDARLLNKYLITEESLRAFDSRSMNGGLGGGGFKSEPHSDDDDDDTSNSLIRRTIERSTLRRNTVKKKNVNDSKEISLIEKIRRLTCDSDDDADDPTKKTSGVMQEQATAYTVLVQCDSGTPSTTAATPAYKKLTDLLGSGSGGGRYDQPLPLPVVQSTADGDPIGKADGLDLCDGHSAANSRATVRSATGGKPFLSTLATACVTGNVHPATGGSVAGGAPQTSHCPQPDVVAGTQAPSSHRQEELAAFVQQDSGRLEKIRKRYMPPTATASASAAEDEDDENDDYGFNRRPEVHGIRSGFSAQITIKNNPQPPQRPRSYYGEPALQTTPLDVQPDFVPRYQAATVASVRARIQGDPRAPPPYPAASQRSIIRVTHGQQQQTIRVPYQAVGPVQVHLLTTAAAAASTATGNVTGHPPPPQVQIRHPPNEYIVQHGHARIHHGQQFVIARGTQTAAISTTRYYQLPPPPPPNIQQQQLSQPQLPPHAFQPSEEHPVTQFKQTSPTRGVAANNRLHMQQQQQQQDYVDHNLPSSVSQTPKNPMLFYGMNV from the exons ATGAAACAGAAGAAGAAGAAAGACGAACCACAGCGGCCGCCGTCCAGTACAGAcgaacagcaacagcaacagcagcagcagcagcagctatGCAACGGTGCAGGCGAGCCAAGACCCAAGAAATCGGCGCTGAAACGCACGGCGACCGTCGGCGGCTCCAAAGCGACCAAGTCCGGCAAGCACAAGCGGCACGTGCAGTTCAACGAAAGCCTGAACGTGTTCTTCGAGTCAGACTATGTGATCGTCATCCGGGACGACGACTGCGAGTTCGACGAGGAGGACTTTGACTTTTGGTCGCAGCATCCGTGCAGCTGTGGCGATGCCACGTGTTTCCAGCCGTGGCTGGACGATGACGACGGCCGTGGTATGCCGCCACTCGACCCGTACGAAGAACAACCAGCCACGCTCAGTCCACCGGATGGTTACAAGGACGGCTGTCCCAGGCACGTTCCGCCGTCTCTGGATCATCTGAAATACG ATGATGATTTGGCTACAAGATATGGTTCGGATATGATGGACAGCTGCAGCGATACGCATGTCGCTATGCCATATAATTCCAATGTCAACTCCACGTCCTATTTCGAGGATAACAATCAAAAAGCTCGTCATGAACTTTCGTCTTTACCCCGGCCAAgta AAGATGAACAaaagcagcaacagcagcaacagcagcaacagcagcagcagcaacagccaCAGCCACCGACAAACGCATCTGCTCTTCAGTTGTCGAAAACAAACACTGTCTGTGATACAAATTCAAGTACAGGCCAGCAACCACGGTGTATCGTGGAAACGATAACCATGACCACAGTTACCGAGAGGCAGATCGTGCAGGAGACCAGGCCCGTTGACGTGCCCGGTGTTGACGGCGCCTGCAAGGCCGAAGATGCAAAAGACGTCACCGGTGCCACTGCCGTCGCCCCCGATGAGGGGTATGTAATGATTAAATGTGGTAATAATACTATGCTGTACAACAACCGGAACCCAAACTCGGCAGTGCGACAGTTATTTCCGACCACGAAGTTCGTATGCCCACCAACTCGAATCAAGGAGACGGACGACGCGAGGCTGCTGAATAAATACTTAATCACGGAAGAGTCACTCCGGGCGTTTGACAGTCGATCGATGAACGGCGGCTTGGGCGGCGGAGGATTCAAGAGCGAACCACACagcgacgacgatgacgacgacacGTCGAACAGCCTTATCAGGCGAACCATCGAACGAAGTACTTTGAGGCGGAACACCGTGAAAAAAAAGAACGTCAACGACTCCAAAGAGATATCGCTGATAGAGAAGATCCGGCGGCTGACGTGCGATAGCGACGACGATGCAGACGACCCGACCAAGAAGACGTCGGGCGTCATGCAAGAACAGGCGACCGCTTACACTGTGTTGGTGCAGTGTGATTCGGGGACGCCGTCCACAACCGCCGCTACTCCGGCGTACAAAAAACTCACAGACTTGTTGGGCAGTGGTAGTGGTGGTGGCCGGTATGATCAACCACTGCCACTACCAGTTGTTCAATCAACGGCTGACGGTGACCCAATTGGCAAAGCCGACGGACTAGATCTATGCGACGGTCACTCAGCTGCTAACAGCAGAGCAACCGTCCGATCAGCGACCGGTGGAAAACCTTTCCTGTCCACGCTAGCGACGGCGTGCGTCACAGGCAACGTTCATCCGGCCACCGGAGGATCGGTGGCGGGAGGCGCACCGCAAACATCGCACTGTCCGCAACCAGACGTGGTAGCCGGCACTCAAGCTCCTAGTTCACACAGACAGGAAGAGCTTGCGGCGTTCGTGCAACAGGACTCGGGCCGGCTGGAGAAGATCCGCAAGCGGTATATGCCACCCACGGCCACTGCATCCGCGTCCGCGGCTGAGGACGAGGACGATGAGAACGACGATTACGGCTTTAACCGGCGACCGGAAGTGCATGGAATTCGCTCCGGGTTCTCTGCACAGATCACCATCAAAAACAATCCACAGCCTCCTCAACGTCCCCGGTCGTATTATGGTGAACCAGCCCTTCAGACGACGCCACTCGATGTCCAGCCTGACTTTGTGCCCAGATATCAGGCGGCCACGGTGGCGTCTGTCCGCGCTCGGATCCAGGGTGACCCGCGGGCCCCTCCACCGTACCCGGCCGCGTCCCAACGGTCCATTATCAGAGTGACGCACGGCCAACAGCAGCAGACCATTCGCGTGCCGTACCAGGCGGTCGGTCCCGTCCAAGTGCACCTGTTGACCACAGCTGCAGCGGCCGCGTCCACCGCCACTGGCAACGTCACCGGTcacccgccgccgccgcaggtTCAAATTCGACATCCACCTAACGAGTACATCGTCCAACACGGCCATGCCAGAATACACCATGGCCAACAGTTTGTTATAGCCCGTGGTACCCAGACGGCCGCGATATCGACCACTCGATACTACCAGTTACCACCGCCCCCGCCGCCTAACATTCAACAGCAGCAGTTATCGCAACCGCAGTTACCGCCTCACGCTTTCCAACCGTCTGAAGAACATCCGGTGACACAATTTAAACAGACATCTCCCACCAGAGGAGTTGCAGCTAATAATAGACTGCACatgcaacagcagcagcagcaacaagaCTATGTCGACCATAACTTACCATCGTCGGTCTCGCAGACGCCCAAAAACCCTATGCTTTTTTATGGTATGAATGTCTGA